The Struthio camelus isolate bStrCam1 chromosome 14, bStrCam1.hap1, whole genome shotgun sequence genome has a window encoding:
- the LOC104140515 gene encoding uncharacterized protein isoform X3: protein MFSTSACYCLDSQASDIIFFELCLNLCLYVSGLKGSSNRGLAMRKFPEQLRTARSETTSAGCLLPREAEEKGVPGGDMLKIQIGPAAALVWESLNGPDSAKLGLARWQELKEYVEPCAEVRVQKGGKWCRAAGPLLLTWTGASREYPGAAGTNPETADAQRTPDSPPVLMLKFRCLSKLIKDEGTTLEKITANPKVILEFKLN from the exons ATGTTCAGCACTTCTGCCTGCTATTGCCTGGACAGTCAAGCAAGTGACATTATTTTCTTTGAACTGTGTCTAAATTTATGTCTCTATGTCTCAGGTCTCAAAGGTTCCTCAAACCGGGGTTTAGCAATGAGGAAGTTCCCAGAGCAGCTCAGGACAGCCAGGAGTGAGACCACCTCTGCGGGGTGCCTCCTCCCAAGGGAAGCGGAGGAGAAGGGAGTGCCAGGAGGAGACATGCTGAAGATCCAAATAGGTCCAGCTGCAGCTCTGGTCTGGGAAAGCCTTAAtggtcctgattcagcaaagctg GGTCTTGCAAGATGGCAGGAGCTGAAGGAATATGTAGAGCCCTGTGCTGAAGTCAGAGTTCAGAAAG GTGGGAAATGGTGCAGAGCAGCAGGACCTTTACTGCTTACCTGGACTGGAGCCTCCAGGGAATATCCTGGGGCCGCCGGCACTAATCCTGAGACCGCTGATGCTCAGCGCACTCCAGACTCACCACCTGTGCtg ATGCTGAAGTTTAGATGCCTTTCCAAACTTATCAAGGACGAGGGAACCACTTTGGAGAAAATAACAGCCAACCCCAAAGTCATCCTAGAATTCAAATTGAACTAG
- the LOC104140515 gene encoding uncharacterized protein isoform X4, translating to MFSTSACYCLDSQASDIIFFELCLNLCLYVSGLKGSSNRGLAMRKFPEQLRTARSETTSAGCLLPREAEEKGVPGGDMLKIQIGPAAALVWESLNGPDSAKLGLARWQELKEYVEPCAEVRVQKGGKWCRAAGPLLLTWTGASREYPGAAGTNPETADAQRTPDSPPVLVRCCVAA from the exons ATGTTCAGCACTTCTGCCTGCTATTGCCTGGACAGTCAAGCAAGTGACATTATTTTCTTTGAACTGTGTCTAAATTTATGTCTCTATGTCTCAGGTCTCAAAGGTTCCTCAAACCGGGGTTTAGCAATGAGGAAGTTCCCAGAGCAGCTCAGGACAGCCAGGAGTGAGACCACCTCTGCGGGGTGCCTCCTCCCAAGGGAAGCGGAGGAGAAGGGAGTGCCAGGAGGAGACATGCTGAAGATCCAAATAGGTCCAGCTGCAGCTCTGGTCTGGGAAAGCCTTAAtggtcctgattcagcaaagctg GGTCTTGCAAGATGGCAGGAGCTGAAGGAATATGTAGAGCCCTGTGCTGAAGTCAGAGTTCAGAAAG GTGGGAAATGGTGCAGAGCAGCAGGACCTTTACTGCTTACCTGGACTGGAGCCTCCAGGGAATATCCTGGGGCCGCCGGCACTAATCCTGAGACCGCTGATGCTCAGCGCACTCCAGACTCACCACCTGTGCtg GTCCGGTGCTGTGTTGCAGCGTGA